In Zalophus californianus isolate mZalCal1 chromosome 17, mZalCal1.pri.v2, whole genome shotgun sequence, one DNA window encodes the following:
- the NCCRP1 gene encoding LOW QUALITY PROTEIN: F-box only protein 50 (The sequence of the model RefSeq protein was modified relative to this genomic sequence to represent the inferred CDS: deleted 1 base in 1 codon) — translation MEEERDRHALGGGMEADEPASPREPPSPPPPPSPPSPAAPDAPGPPQPEQPSEAYARQLLLEEWRPPGGSLELPPRLTWKLLFLRRPLYRNLLRSPNPEGINIYEPAPPTGPTQQPLETLGNFRGWYIRTEKLQHDRSWTVKQQCVDLLAEGLWEELLDDEQPDITVMDWYEDSRLDACVYELHVWLLAADRQTVIAQHHVAPRTSGRGPPGCWLQVSHVFRQYGPGVRFVHFLHKTKNRREPGGLRRTRVTDSSVSVQFRE, via the exons ATGGAGGAGGAGCGCGACCGACACGCGCTCGGCGGCGGGATGGAGGCCGACGAGCCCGCCAGCCCCCGGGAGCCGCCGTCGCCACccccgccgccgtcgccgccgtCCCCCGCGGCCCCCGACGCC CCGGGCCCCCCCCAGCCCGAGCAGCCGTCGGAGGCCTACGCGCGGCAGCTGCTGCTGGAGGAGTGGAGGCCCCCCGGCGGGAGCCTCGAGCTGCCCCCGCGCCTCACCTGGAAGCTGCTCTTCCTGCGGCGGCCGCTCTACCGCAACCTGCTCCGCTCGCCCAACCCCGAAG GCATCAACATTTATGAGCCAGCACCCCCTACTGGTcccacccagcagcccctggaGACGCTGG GCAACTTCCGCGGGTGGTACATTAGGACTGAGAAGCTCCAGCATGACCGCAG CTGGACGGTGAAGCAGCAGTGTGTGGATCTTCTGGCCGAGGGCCTGTGGGAGGAGCTCCTTGATGATGAGCAGCCGGACATCACGGTCATGGACTG GTACGAGGACAGCCGGCTGGACGCGTGTGTCTACGAGCTGCACGTCTGGCTGCTGGCGGCTGACCGACAGACGGTCATCGCGCAACACCATGTGGCCCCCCGCACCTCTGGGCGGGGCCCCCCCGGCTGCTGGCTCCAG GTGTCCCACGTCTTCCGCCAGTACGGCCCCGGCGTGCGCTTCGTCCACTTCCTGCACAAGACCAAGAACCGGCGGGAGCCCGGCGGGCTGCGGCGGACGAGGGTGACCGATTCCTCCGTGTCTGTGCAGTTCAGGGAGTGA
- the SYCN gene encoding syncollin, whose translation MSPLCPLLLALALAAVPGARAACPAAADLKKPDGTRTCAKLYDESDPYYENCCGGAGLSLEPGADLPFLPSDWTNVASSLVVAPRCEITVWSRRGKAGKSRKFSTGVYPRLEEFRKGILGHWSNTIASVYCRCY comes from the exons ATGTCCCCGCTGTGCCCCCTGctgctggccctggccctggcggCCGTCCCCGGCGCCCGAGCGGCCTGCCCGGCAGCCGCGGACCTCAAGAAGCCCGACGGGACGCGCACGTGCGCCAAGCTCTACGACGAGAGCGACCCCTACTACGAGAACTGCTGCGGGGGCGCCGGGCTGTCGCTGGAGCCGGGAGCCGACCTGCCTTTCCTGCCCTCCGACTGGACGAACGTCGCCTCCTCGCTTGTGGTGGCCCCGCGCTGCGAGATCACCGTGTGGTCCCGACGCGGCAAGGCCGGCAAGTCGCGCAAGTTCTCGACCGGCGTCTACCCGCGCCTCGAAGAGTTCCGCAAGGGCATCCTCGGCCACTGGTCCAACACCATCGCGTCGGTCTACTGCAG GTGTTACTGA